A window of the Aspergillus flavus chromosome 6, complete sequence genome harbors these coding sequences:
- the afB gene encoding afB produces MDSFDLANAPPEIRAYATPIILLNLYTNASWLYVYFGMVYRSVKDKSYAMPLYSQCLNIAWEITYGYIYGDDWMLFATFLVTFPTDCLVIWAAIYHGAKEWDRSPLVQRNLLWYYVIGTGIAVALHMCAASELGVEKAFFAGAIGCQAVLSVGYLGNLIQMGSTRGFSMHLWFFRFTGSLTLVPEFYLRVKYWPERFGFLGQPLMLWCCAVFLGFDLVYGILFWYIRRQERETGMLLADGRKRK; encoded by the exons ATGGACAGCTTCGATCTCGCCAACGCACCCCCCGAAATCCGAGCCTACGCCACCCCAATCATCTTGCTGAACCTCTACACCAACGCCAGTTGGCTTTACGTCTACTTCGGCATGGTCTACCGCTCCGTAAAGGACAAGTCCTACGCCATGCCCCTCTACTCCCAATGTCTCAATATCGCCTGGGAGATAACCTACGGTTACATATACGGTGACGATTGGATGCTCTTCGCGACATTCCTCGTTACCTTCCCCACAGACTGCCTCGTCATCTGGGCGGCCATCTACCACGGCGCCAAAGAGTGGGACCGCTCACCCCTGGTGCAGCGCAATCTCCTCTGGTACTATGTGATCGGGACGGGGATCGCTGTTGCCCTGCACATGTGCGCTGCGTCGGAGCTGGGGGTTGAAAAGGCATTCTTTGCCGGTGCGATTGGGTGTCAGGCGGTGTTGAGTGTAGGTTATCTTGGGAATTTGATTCAAATGGGGAGTACAAGGGGGTTTTCAATGCATCTGTG GTTCTTCCGCTTCACAGGCTCCCTAACCCTCGTCCCCGAATTCTACCTGCGGGTGAAATACTGGCCCGAGAGGTTCGGCTTCCTGGGCCAGCCCCTCATGCTCTGGTGCTGCGCTGTCTTCCTGGGATTTGATCTGGTCTACGGGATCTTATTCTGGTATATTCGACGACAGGAACGCGAGACGGGGATGCTGCTTGCTGATgggcggaagaggaagtga
- a CDS encoding putative MFS transporter — translation MSTDPEKVDECTIEDIKSPSEAPDRSDRDAERRLLRKCDLHVVPILTLLFMFAFLDRINIGNARLMGLEDDLGMSGHQYNIALFVFFIPYILFEVPSNMILKKVKPSWWLSGIMFAWGTITICQGVTASFSGLVVCRVLIGLFESGFMPGAVYLINMYYRRHELQWRLNLFFSASIIAGAVSGLLAYAINNMSGLAGYEGWRWIFIIEGLATVVIAAISKFIIVDWPESATFLNDDERALLLARLKEDQGEARMNRLDKKSMRRTFSDPKIYLGLVASSLCLPSISPLPIMYFGIVNTGYAVSFFTPTILHQLGWTAVRAQVMSIPVYVVATITTLSAALLSDLLRHRYLFTLTGCLVATMGYVILLAQSTVPVGARYFAIFAITSGGYLTQPILMGWLSNNMAGHYKQSIASAMQIGFGNCGGLVASNIFFEDEAPGYRTGYGVSLGMTWICGIACALFLGYLVRENRVRGRGGRDSRYQLPREELENLGDDYPGFTFTY, via the exons ATGTCTACAGATCCCGAAAAAGTAGATGAGTGCACAATAGAAGACATCAAATCCCCTTCGGAAGCACCAGACAGATCCGACCGCGACGCCGAGAGACGACTTCTCCGCAAATGTGACCTGCACGTTGTCCCCATCCTCACTCTCCTATTCATGTTCGCTTTTCTGGACCGTATCAACATCGGCAATGCACGACTGATGGGTCTGGAAGATGACCTGGGCATGAGTGGACATCAGTATAATATCGCGCTATTTGTGTTCTTCATTCCGTATATTCTGTTTGAGGTGCCGAGTAATATGATCCTGAAGAAGGTGAAGCCATCATGGTGGTTGAGTGGGATCATGTTTGCATGGG GTACCATCACTATCTGTCAGGGCGTCACGGCCAGTTTCAGCGGCTTAGTCGTCTGTCGAGTACTGATAGGACTCTTCGAGTCTGGCTTCATGCCTG GCGCGGTTTACCTAATAAACATGTACTATCGTCGTCATGAACTCCAATGGCGactcaacctcttcttcagcgcCAGTATCATCGCCGGTGCGGTCAGCGGT CTCCTTGCCTACGCCATCAACAACATGTCCGGACTAGCCGGGTACGAAGGCTGGCGCTggatcttcatcatcgagggCCTAGCTACAGTAGTGATAGCAGCAATATCCAAATTCATCATCGTGGACTGGCCTGAGTCGGCTACGTTCCTGAATGATGACGAGCGAGCTTTACTTCTCGCCCGTCTGAAAGAAGACCAGGGCGAAGCGCGAATGAACCGACTCGATAAGAAGTCGATGCGGCGAACATTCTCGGATCCGAAGATTTATCTTGGGTTAGTAGCATCATCCCTATGCCTTCCTTCAATATCACCTCT TCCGATAATGTACTTCGGCATCGTAAACACAGGCTATGCCGTCTCCTTCTTCACCCCCACAATCCTCCACCAACTCGGCTGGACGGCAGTCCGCGCCCAAGTGATGAGCATCCCAGTGTACGTCGTAGCAACCATCACTACGCTCTCCGCCGCCCTCCTCAGCGACCTCCTCCGCCACCGCTACCTCTTCACCCTCACCGGCTGCCTGGTAGCAACCATGGGCTACGTCATCCTGCTGGCGCAATCCACCGTCCCCGTCGGCGCGCGCTATTTCGCTATCTTCGCCATCACCAGCGGCGGGTACTTGACGCAGCCGATTCTCATGGGCTGGTTAAGTAATAATATGGCGGGCCATTACAAGCAGAGCATCGCGTCGGCAATGCAGATCGGATTTGGAAATTGCGGCGGGCTGGTTGCCAGTAATATCTTCTTTGAGGACGAGGCGCCGGGGTATCGCACTGGGTATGGGGTTAGTCTGGGTATGACATGGATCTGTGGGATTGCTTGTGCGCTGTTTTTGGGGTATTTGGTCAGGGAGAATCGGgtgagaggaagaggtgGGAGGGATTCTCGGTATCAGTTGCCCagggaggagttggagaacTTGGGCGATGATTATCCCGGGTTTACGTTTACCTATTGA